Proteins found in one Takifugu rubripes chromosome 17, fTakRub1.2, whole genome shotgun sequence genomic segment:
- the LOC115253205 gene encoding piggyBac transposable element-derived protein 4-like: MLPCGSCFSTPCKIQFTRPPWVSGDMKISVASYGLTTGGPGLCDWKQTTWRHSDTRGSAFWTTAEDGSSPVTVSPLTSSWCRSGAGAGFIYMPSKLAKYGLKIFWMCDARVPYTIDGTVYTGRQPGEEIKKKLGETVVQQLCSGIRGTGRNITMDNFFTSVPLAEKLLEKDLTIVGTLRQNKADIPPVMKPSKLREIYSSEFGFRGNMTMVSYVPRKGKSVVLLSTMHDDKAVDESNHKKKPDVILFYNQTKGGVDIMDQMVSAYTCKRRTRRWPMVLWSNMLDVATLNALASFTSQHPGYMSGISNARRLFIKELGQELVTPHMKRRMESTPILQKPIVEAMGRCGIIKQNPGTTQLQEDIRQGKRKRCAICTTSKDRKASSWFSQCTRPVCKEHRHVVLSTVIRCVKLV; encoded by the exons ATGTTGCCTTGCGGGAGCTGTTTCTCGACCCCCTGCAAAATCCAATTTACAAGGCCACCATGGGTGTCGGGAGATATGAAAATATCCGTCGCTTCCTACGGTTTGACGACAGGAGGACCAGGGCTTTGCGACTGGAAACAGACCACATGGCGGCATTCAGATACGCGTGGGAGTGCTTTCTGGACAACTGCAGAAGACGGTTCATCCCCAGTGACTGTGTCACCATTGACGAGCAGCTGGTGCCGTTCCGGGGCAGGTGCCGGTTTTATATATATGCCCAGCAAGCTGGCGAAATATGGCCTAAAAATATTCTGGATGTGCGATGCAAGGGTGCCTTACACAATAGACGGAACTGTCTACACAGGGAGGCAGCCAGGAGAGGAGATTAAGAAGAAGCTTGGGGAGACTGTTGTCCAACAATTGTGCAGTGGGATCAGAGGGACAG GCCGCAACATCACGATGGACAACTTTTTCACCAGTGTCCCTCTGGCTGAGAAGCTCCTTGAGAAGGACCTAACAATTGTAGGCACTCTCCGACAGAACAAGGCTGATATCCCACCTGTGATGAAGCCATCCAAACTGCGTGAGATCTACAGCTCAGAGTTTGGATTCAGAGGCAACATGACCATGGTGAGCTACGTCCCAAGAAAAGGAAAGTCTGTTGTCCTCTTGAGTACAATGCACGACGACAAAGCAGTGGATGAGAGCAACCACAAGAAGAAGCCCGATGTGATCCTGTTCTACAACCAAACAAAAGGAGGTGTAGACATAATGGATCAAATGGTTAGCGCATACACATGTAAGCGGAGAACAAGGAGGTGGCCAATGGTCCTCTGGTCTAACATGCTGGATGTTGCGACCCTTAATGCATTAGCAAGCTTCACATCACAACACCCGGGGTACATGAGTGGCATAAGCAACGCACGCCGCCTGTTCATCAAAGAGCTGGGCCAGGAGTTAGTCACGCCACACATGAAGAGGCGCATGGAGAGCACACCCATACTCCAAAAGCCCATTGTAGAGGCTATGGGAAGATGCGGCATCATAAAACAAAACCCAGGCACCACACAGCTACAGGAGGACATCAGgcaagggaagaggaagagatgtgCAATCTGCACAACTTccaaggacagaaaagccagcaGCTGGTTTTCCCAGTGCACCAGGCCTGTGTGCAAGGAGCACAGACATGTTGTGTTATCTACTGTGATCAGATGTGTTAagttagtttaa
- the LOC105419225 gene encoding uncharacterized protein isoform X2 translates to MFATKLVFGVVGFILNSGVLGKGSRICAFKGTSLNLSCSAEHSTIPKWFKLDGPKWTEVLVNGSSLKQQISKDTHPPLSFMGLTKDDKTSYCCNEKPENCHEDHIQLTVTALQVKVFPTTDGQTVTLMCSTACTLTDRPAAYIWYRNSELLYQDRSPWYQEMVTSDKTVRYSCAIKGYEALRAPAVTVESVSSTCFTVSYNDGRMCLYNHTSVKGPCSITYPTEIYVEKTPRKDHVKLSCNTSCPPTTTQWYKNGKMHENPLQPIPNTSQDNFLCAVSGVKELQSDEVCAADKSCLTVNYIKKRICALEGSSVNISSKYSSSNYTKSKAKHWSRIIWNGEKEERMNVLKTDHFTYNEDQEKQIHTLSIKSVKQNDSAEYRFRLQDDNTSQKPGTVLIVTDIKVKISPSTEVTEGDRVKLTCRTSCPLTNNKNYIWYLNDQLLQLPEHQNKHLVLDVVTPQHAEERES, encoded by the exons ATGTTTGCAACAAAACTTGTATTTGGCGTTGTTGGTTTCATCCTCAACTCAG gGGTTCTGGGGAAAGGCAGCCGCATCTGTGCCTTTAAAGGTACTTCATTGAATCTGTCCTGCTCAGCTGAACATTCTACAATCCCAAAATGGTTCAAGCTGGATGGACCCAAATGGACAGAAGTGTTGGTAAATGGAAGTAGCCTAAAACAACAGATATCTAAAGATACCCACCCGCCTTTATCATTCATGGGTTTGACAAAGGACGACAAAACCTCTTACTGCTGcaatgagaaaccagaaaactgcCATGAAGACCACATTCAGCTCACTGTTACAG ccctgcaggtgaaggtgtttcccaccacagacggacagacggtaaCACTGATGTGCAGCACCGCCTGTACGCTGACTGACAGACCTGCTGCCTACATCTGGTACAGGAACTCAGAGCTTCTCTATCAAGACAGGTCTCCATggtaccaggagatggtcaccaGTGACAAAACAGTCAGATACTCCTGCGCCATCAAAGGCTACGAggctctcagagctcctgcagtcACAGTGG AGTCGGTCTCCTCTACCTGCTTTACTGTGTCCTACAATGATGGGAGAATGTGTTTGTACAACCACACTTCAGTGAAAGGACCCTGCTCCATCACGTACCCCACAG AAATATATGTTGAAAAGACTCCAAGGAAGGATCATGTCAAACTGAGCTGTAACACCAGCTGTCCACCCACAACCACTCAATGGTACAAGAACggaaaaatgcatgaaaaccCATTACAACCAATACCCAACACCTCTCAAGACAACTTCCTGTGTGCTGTCAGTGGTGTcaaggagctgcagtctgatgAAGTCT GTGCTGCTGACAAATCCTGCCTGACTGTGAATTATATAAAAAAGAGAATCTGTGCTTTGGAAGGTTCCTCAGTAAACATCTCAAGTAAATATTCCAGTTCAAACTACACAAAATCCAAGGCTAAACACTGGTCTAGAATAATCTGGAAtggtgagaaggaggagagaatgaaTGTATTGAAAACTGATCATTTTACATATAATGAGGACCAAGAGAAGCAGATTCACACACTGTCAATTAAATCTGTGAAGCAaaatgactcagcagaataCAGATTCAGGCTCCAAGATGACAACACAAGTCAGAAACCCGGAACTGTTCTGATTGTTACAG ACATAAAAGTCAAGATCAGTCCAtctacagaggtgacagaaggtgATCGAGTCAAACTGACCTGCAGAACCAGCTGTCCTCTGACCAACAACAAGAACTACATCTGGTACCTGAATGATCAACTTCTACAGCTGCCagagcaccaaaacaaacacctggtTCTGGATGTAGTCACACCTCAGCATGCAG aggAAAGGGAAAGTTGA
- the LOC115253206 gene encoding uncharacterized protein isoform X2, translating into MFLVCCHYWQFYINLKTHFKLKTAMFATKLGFAIVGFILNSAEHSTITKWFKLDGTKWTEVLVNGSRLKHQISKDTHLTLSVMGLTKDDKTSYCCNEKPENCYEDHIQLTVTDIKVKISPSTEVTEGDRVKLTCNTSCPLTNNKNYIWYLNDQLLQLPEHQNKHLVLAVVTPQHAGNYSCAVNTQRDVRSPEKTLRVQSSSLKWTLTAAAGVRVALLVFTSLVIIWIIKSKFSNQHSGPGMSDNIEMQNPESPYENVATAKTEQDDHQYSRLHFTRQHTDDLYAALSPLSSNSHHC; encoded by the exons ATGTTCTTAGTTTGTTGCCATTACTGGCAGTTTTATATTAatcttaaaacacattttaagttgAAAACAGCAATGTTTGCAACAAAACTGGGATTTGCCATTGTTGGTTTCATCCTCAACTCAG CTGAACATTCTACAATCACAAAATGGTTCAAGCTGGATGGAACCAAGTGGACAGAAGTGTTGGTAAATGGAAGTAGACTAAAACACCAGATATCTAAAGATACTCATCTGACTTTATCAGTCATGGGTTTGACAAAGGATGACAAAACCTCTTACTGCTGcaatgagaaaccagaaaactgcTATGAAGACCACATTCAGCTCACTGTTACAG ACATAAAAGTCAAGATCAGTCCAtctacagaggtgacagaaggtgATCGAGTCAAACTGACCTGCAACACCAGCTGTCCTCTGACCAACAACAAGAACTACATCTGGTACCTGAATGATCAACTTCTACAGCTGCCAGAGCACCAAAACAAGCACCTGGTTCTGGCTGTAGTCACACCTCAGCATGCAGGAAACTACTCCTGTGCTGTGAACACTCAGAGAGATGTTAGAtctcctgaaaagacactcagagttcagagttcctcattaaaatggaccctgacagcagctgcaggagttcgtgttgctctcctggtcttcacCTCACTTGTCATCATCTGGATTAT aaaaagcaagttttCCAATCAACATTCAGGACCTGGGATGTCAGACAACATTGAGATG caaaACCCTGAGAGCCCCTATGAAAACGtggcaacagcaaaaacagagcaAGATGATCATCAATACAGCAGACTTCACTTCACCCGACAACACACCGATGATCTCTATGCCGCTctttctccactgtcttctaACTCTCACCACTGCTGA
- the LOC115253206 gene encoding uncharacterized protein isoform X1 gives MFLVCCHYWQFYINLKTHFKLKTAMFATKLGFAIVGFILNSAVLGKGSSICALKGTSLNLSCSAEHSTITKWFKLDGTKWTEVLVNGSRLKHQISKDTHLTLSVMGLTKDDKTSYCCNEKPENCYEDHIQLTVTDIKVKISPSTEVTEGDRVKLTCNTSCPLTNNKNYIWYLNDQLLQLPEHQNKHLVLAVVTPQHAGNYSCAVNTQRDVRSPEKTLRVQSSSLKWTLTAAAGVRVALLVFTSLVIIWIIKSKFSNQHSGPGMSDNIEMQNPESPYENVATAKTEQDDHQYSRLHFTRQHTDDLYAALSPLSSNSHHC, from the exons ATGTTCTTAGTTTGTTGCCATTACTGGCAGTTTTATATTAatcttaaaacacattttaagttgAAAACAGCAATGTTTGCAACAAAACTGGGATTTGCCATTGTTGGTTTCATCCTCAACTCAG cGGTTCTGGGGAaaggcagcagcatctgtgcCTTAAAAGGTACTTCATTGAATCTTTCCTGCTCAGCTGAACATTCTACAATCACAAAATGGTTCAAGCTGGATGGAACCAAGTGGACAGAAGTGTTGGTAAATGGAAGTAGACTAAAACACCAGATATCTAAAGATACTCATCTGACTTTATCAGTCATGGGTTTGACAAAGGATGACAAAACCTCTTACTGCTGcaatgagaaaccagaaaactgcTATGAAGACCACATTCAGCTCACTGTTACAG ACATAAAAGTCAAGATCAGTCCAtctacagaggtgacagaaggtgATCGAGTCAAACTGACCTGCAACACCAGCTGTCCTCTGACCAACAACAAGAACTACATCTGGTACCTGAATGATCAACTTCTACAGCTGCCAGAGCACCAAAACAAGCACCTGGTTCTGGCTGTAGTCACACCTCAGCATGCAGGAAACTACTCCTGTGCTGTGAACACTCAGAGAGATGTTAGAtctcctgaaaagacactcagagttcagagttcctcattaaaatggaccctgacagcagctgcaggagttcgtgttgctctcctggtcttcacCTCACTTGTCATCATCTGGATTAT aaaaagcaagttttCCAATCAACATTCAGGACCTGGGATGTCAGACAACATTGAGATG caaaACCCTGAGAGCCCCTATGAAAACGtggcaacagcaaaaacagagcaAGATGATCATCAATACAGCAGACTTCACTTCACCCGACAACACACCGATGATCTCTATGCCGCTctttctccactgtcttctaACTCTCACCACTGCTGA
- the LOC115253207 gene encoding uncharacterized protein — MFATKLGFAVVGIILNSGVLGKGSRICALKGTSLNLSCSAEHSTIPKWFKLDGTNWTEVSVNGSSLKHQISKDTHPTLSFMGLTKDDKTSYCCNEKPENCHEDPIQLIVTALQVKVFNTTDGQTVTLMCSTACNLTDRPAAYIWYRNSELLYQDWSPWYQEMVTSDKTVRYSCAIKGYEALRAPAVTVESVSSTCFTVSYNDGRMCLYNHTSVKGPCSITYPTEIYVEKTPRKDHVKLSCNTTCPPTNTQWYKNREMLKDPLQPIPNTSQDNCQCCQWCQGAAV, encoded by the exons ATGTTTGCAACAAAACTGGGATTTGCCGTTGTTGGTATCATCCTCAACTCAG gGGTTCTGGGGAAAGGCAGCCGCATCTGTGCCTTAAAAGGTACTTCATTGAATCTGTCCTGCTCAGCTGAACATTCTACAATCCCAAAATGGTTCAAGCTGGATGGAACCAATTGGACAGAGGTGTCTGTTAATGGAAGTAGCCTAAAACACCAGATATCTAAAGATACCCACCCGACTTTATCATTCATGGGTTTGACAAAGGACGACAAAACCTCTTATTGCTGcaatgagaaaccagaaaactgcCATGAAGACCCCATTCAGCTCATTGTTACAG ccctgcaggtgaaggtgtttaacaccacagacggacagacggtaaCACTGATGTGCAGCACCGCCTGTAATTTGACTGACAGACCTGCTGCCTACATCTGGTACAGGAACTCAGAGCTTCTCTATCAAGACTGGTCTCCATggtaccaggagatggtcaccaGTGACAAAACAGTCAGATACTCCTGCGCCATCAAAGGCTACGAggctctcagagctcctgcagtcACAGTGG AGTCGGTCTCATCTACCTGCTTTACTGTGTCCTACAATGATGGGAGAATGTGTTTGTACAACCACACTTCAGTGAAAGGACCCTGCTCCATCACGTACCCCACAG AAATATATGTTGAAAAGACTCCAAGGAAGGATCATGTCAAACTGAGCTGTAACACCACCTGTCCTCCCACAAACACTCAATGGTACAAGAACAGAGAAATGCTTAAAGACCCATTACAACCAATACCCAACACTTCTCAAGACAACTGTCAGTGCTGTCAGTGGTGTcaaggagctgcagtctga
- the LOC105419225 gene encoding uncharacterized protein isoform X1, with the protein MFATKLVFGVVGFILNSGVLGKGSRICAFKGTSLNLSCSAEHSTIPKWFKLDGPKWTEVLVNGSSLKQQISKDTHPPLSFMGLTKDDKTSYCCNEKPENCHEDHIQLTVTALQVKVFPTTDGQTVTLMCSTACTLTDRPAAYIWYRNSELLYQDRSPWYQEMVTSDKTVRYSCAIKGYEALRAPAVTVESVSSTCFTVSYNDGRMCLYNHTSVKGPCSITYPTEIYVEKTPRKDHVKLSCNTSCPPTTTQWYKNGKMHENPLQPIPNTSQDNFLCAVSGVKELQSDEVCAADKSCLTVNYIKKRICALEGSSVNISSKYSSSNYTKSKAKHWSRIIWNGEKEERMNVLKTDHFTYNEDQEKQIHTLSIKSVKQNDSAEYRFRLQDDNTSQKPGTVLIVTDIKVKISPSTEVTEGDRVKLTCRTSCPLTNNKNYIWYLNDQLLQLPEHQNKHLVLDVVTPQHAGNYSCAVNTQRDVRSPEKTLRVQSSSLKWTLAAAAGVGAALLVFTSLVICCIRGKGKLSQNTVLKLEEVNHGPVYEEITDQPTEENGIYSSSIRFPQTDVDPLDSMVQPHQH; encoded by the exons ATGTTTGCAACAAAACTTGTATTTGGCGTTGTTGGTTTCATCCTCAACTCAG gGGTTCTGGGGAAAGGCAGCCGCATCTGTGCCTTTAAAGGTACTTCATTGAATCTGTCCTGCTCAGCTGAACATTCTACAATCCCAAAATGGTTCAAGCTGGATGGACCCAAATGGACAGAAGTGTTGGTAAATGGAAGTAGCCTAAAACAACAGATATCTAAAGATACCCACCCGCCTTTATCATTCATGGGTTTGACAAAGGACGACAAAACCTCTTACTGCTGcaatgagaaaccagaaaactgcCATGAAGACCACATTCAGCTCACTGTTACAG ccctgcaggtgaaggtgtttcccaccacagacggacagacggtaaCACTGATGTGCAGCACCGCCTGTACGCTGACTGACAGACCTGCTGCCTACATCTGGTACAGGAACTCAGAGCTTCTCTATCAAGACAGGTCTCCATggtaccaggagatggtcaccaGTGACAAAACAGTCAGATACTCCTGCGCCATCAAAGGCTACGAggctctcagagctcctgcagtcACAGTGG AGTCGGTCTCCTCTACCTGCTTTACTGTGTCCTACAATGATGGGAGAATGTGTTTGTACAACCACACTTCAGTGAAAGGACCCTGCTCCATCACGTACCCCACAG AAATATATGTTGAAAAGACTCCAAGGAAGGATCATGTCAAACTGAGCTGTAACACCAGCTGTCCACCCACAACCACTCAATGGTACAAGAACggaaaaatgcatgaaaaccCATTACAACCAATACCCAACACCTCTCAAGACAACTTCCTGTGTGCTGTCAGTGGTGTcaaggagctgcagtctgatgAAGTCT GTGCTGCTGACAAATCCTGCCTGACTGTGAATTATATAAAAAAGAGAATCTGTGCTTTGGAAGGTTCCTCAGTAAACATCTCAAGTAAATATTCCAGTTCAAACTACACAAAATCCAAGGCTAAACACTGGTCTAGAATAATCTGGAAtggtgagaaggaggagagaatgaaTGTATTGAAAACTGATCATTTTACATATAATGAGGACCAAGAGAAGCAGATTCACACACTGTCAATTAAATCTGTGAAGCAaaatgactcagcagaataCAGATTCAGGCTCCAAGATGACAACACAAGTCAGAAACCCGGAACTGTTCTGATTGTTACAG ACATAAAAGTCAAGATCAGTCCAtctacagaggtgacagaaggtgATCGAGTCAAACTGACCTGCAGAACCAGCTGTCCTCTGACCAACAACAAGAACTACATCTGGTACCTGAATGATCAACTTCTACAGCTGCCagagcaccaaaacaaacacctggtTCTGGATGTAGTCACACCTCAGCATGCAGGTAACTACTCCTGTGCTGTGAACACTCAGAGAGATGTTAGAtctcctgaaaagacactcagagttcagagttcctcattaaaatggaccctggcggcagctgcaggagttggtgctgctctcctggtcttcacCTCACTTGTCATCTGTTGCATCAG aggAAAGGGAAAGTTGAGCCAGAATACTGTCCTTAAGTTGGAGGAG GTAAATCACGGTCCTGTGTATGAGGAAATCACAGATCAACCCACGGAGGAGAATGGCATTTACTCCAGCAGCATACGTTTCCCCCAGACTGATGTGGATCCTCTTGACAGCATGGTCCAACCTCATCAGCACTAA